The Maridesulfovibrio frigidus DSM 17176 genome has a segment encoding these proteins:
- a CDS encoding transcription antitermination factor NusB translates to MKKISLPGPRGLAFDCVSKALEGGQDAQAVLDTALSSSGLPQRDKGFITEILYGYLRMRIRLQAVLKCFLSNPDGLPAPVLQVLGIASYEILHMDVPAYASVDWGVDSVKRLTQGKLGGLANAVLRKVARAADDGVDIEFFRRNIHDEMKAISAFYACPQWIVELWLESYGREKAIQYLEGQINAPAAGFAIDTNDDAGQEAASTLLQQKDYIATDGEGFAFHSGYRPAALTGLPENVLSRQSYSARVALSILEPASWPTPVWDACAGRGGKSRYLKHNDIKPVLASDPHLGRLRALKEEFPSISTFRGSAINPPLAEGSVGTALLDVPCSGLGVLSRRPDTKFKRTPEDVKSLVLLQSKILDNGWKTVKKGGMLAYITCTLNPAENGGQIANFLKRNKDAKLKKEWTTSPESLLREFFYSALIEKV, encoded by the coding sequence ATGAAAAAAATATCTTTGCCTGGGCCCAGAGGGCTGGCTTTTGACTGCGTATCCAAAGCCTTAGAAGGGGGACAGGACGCTCAAGCCGTGCTGGACACCGCCCTTTCATCATCTGGCCTTCCTCAGCGGGACAAAGGTTTTATTACCGAAATTTTATATGGCTACCTGCGTATGAGAATTCGCCTGCAAGCTGTCCTTAAATGTTTTCTATCAAACCCCGATGGACTTCCTGCGCCAGTATTACAGGTTCTTGGGATTGCTTCTTATGAAATTCTACACATGGATGTTCCAGCCTACGCATCAGTAGATTGGGGCGTTGATTCCGTAAAAAGACTCACTCAGGGCAAACTCGGCGGACTCGCAAACGCAGTGCTTCGTAAAGTTGCACGCGCGGCTGACGACGGCGTTGATATCGAATTTTTCCGCAGAAATATTCATGACGAAATGAAAGCTATTTCCGCATTCTATGCCTGCCCACAGTGGATTGTTGAACTTTGGCTCGAAAGCTACGGCAGAGAAAAAGCTATTCAGTACCTCGAAGGACAGATTAATGCTCCTGCCGCTGGATTTGCAATCGACACCAATGACGATGCAGGACAGGAAGCGGCTTCAACTCTGCTCCAGCAAAAGGATTACATCGCTACAGATGGCGAAGGTTTTGCTTTCCATTCAGGATATCGCCCAGCCGCCCTTACAGGATTACCTGAAAACGTGCTGAGCAGACAGAGTTATTCCGCAAGGGTTGCTCTATCCATACTTGAACCTGCAAGCTGGCCGACTCCCGTATGGGACGCATGTGCTGGGCGCGGCGGCAAGTCAAGATACCTGAAGCACAATGACATTAAGCCGGTACTCGCAAGCGACCCGCATCTCGGACGACTCAGAGCACTGAAAGAAGAATTCCCGTCGATATCAACTTTCAGAGGATCTGCAATCAATCCTCCACTGGCAGAAGGTTCAGTTGGGACAGCTTTGTTGGACGTACCATGTTCAGGGCTTGGAGTTCTATCAAGAAGGCCCGACACGAAATTTAAGCGTACGCCGGAAGACGTAAAGTCTCTGGTTCTATTGCAGTCAAAGATTCTCGATAATGGCTGGAAAACTGTGAAGAAGGGCGGTATGCTTGCATACATAACATGCACGCTGAATCCTGCCGAAAACGGTGGTCAGATCGCTAACTTTTTGAAACGCAACAAAGACGCTAAGCTCAAAAAAGAATGGACAACTTCACCTGAATCATTGCTCAGAGAATTTTTCTACTCAGCATTGATTGAGAAAGTATAA
- a CDS encoding AMP-binding protein, giving the protein MQKHKFGSYSEFCEKYKVEVPDNFNFAYDFVDVVGAEDPTRLAMIHIDPDGVRAEKDFEFFSKASSRLANALTKAGIGKDDRVMIILYRRIDWWVSMLACHKVGAVPVPSPNLLTVKDIEFRVNFAKIKSIIAEDTVSERVEEANANCPSLKVLIQAGKGKLAEGWLDMDGICAANSDSFPRPADSAGGDDSLLIFFSSGTTGPPKMVEHTHNYPLGHYTTGAYWHDLEPGSIHLTLADTGWGKAVWGKFYGQWMAEAVVFTWDFRGKFDPNELLQVLVDHKVTSFCAPPTVYRFMIRQDLSKYDLSALTHCTTAGELLNASVFEEWKEATGLPLYEGYGQTESTLQIATFPNMTPKPGSIGKPCPGWDIALIDMEGNMCAAGEEGQICVKVDPAKPLGLFTGYLDEPEKTANVMVDGYYQTGDKAWMDEDGYYWFLGRTDDLIKSSGYRIGPFEVESAILTHPAIIESAVTGVPDPVRGQAVKATVVLAEGYTGSDELTKELQNHVKKVTAPYKYPRVIDYVTELPKTISGKIKRAEIRAKDEKKYK; this is encoded by the coding sequence ATGCAAAAACATAAATTCGGCTCCTATTCGGAGTTCTGTGAGAAATACAAAGTTGAAGTCCCCGACAATTTCAACTTTGCATATGACTTTGTAGACGTTGTGGGGGCTGAAGACCCTACCCGCCTTGCAATGATCCACATTGACCCTGACGGCGTACGTGCGGAAAAAGATTTTGAATTCTTCTCCAAGGCATCTTCAAGACTAGCCAACGCGCTTACTAAAGCAGGAATAGGCAAAGACGACAGGGTTATGATTATCCTATACCGCCGCATAGACTGGTGGGTTTCTATGCTAGCCTGTCATAAAGTCGGAGCTGTTCCAGTTCCATCTCCAAACCTGCTGACAGTTAAAGACATTGAATTCCGTGTAAATTTCGCAAAGATCAAATCCATAATAGCTGAAGATACTGTTTCTGAAAGAGTAGAAGAAGCAAATGCAAACTGCCCATCCTTAAAGGTTCTTATTCAGGCCGGAAAAGGCAAGCTTGCTGAAGGTTGGTTAGACATGGACGGCATATGTGCCGCCAACTCTGATTCCTTCCCACGCCCCGCTGACAGCGCAGGCGGAGACGACTCTTTGCTTATCTTCTTTTCTTCAGGAACCACAGGGCCGCCCAAGATGGTGGAACATACCCACAACTACCCGCTTGGACATTACACAACAGGCGCATACTGGCACGATCTTGAGCCGGGCTCTATCCACCTGACTCTAGCCGACACAGGCTGGGGCAAGGCTGTATGGGGTAAATTCTACGGCCAGTGGATGGCCGAAGCAGTTGTCTTCACTTGGGATTTCCGTGGTAAATTTGATCCAAATGAACTTTTGCAGGTTCTTGTTGACCACAAGGTTACATCCTTCTGTGCGCCGCCAACTGTATACAGATTTATGATTCGCCAAGATCTTTCGAAATACGACCTTTCCGCACTCACCCACTGCACCACAGCAGGTGAACTCCTTAACGCGTCAGTATTCGAAGAGTGGAAAGAAGCAACAGGGCTGCCACTATACGAAGGGTATGGTCAGACCGAATCAACTTTACAGATTGCCACATTCCCCAACATGACCCCAAAACCGGGCTCAATCGGTAAGCCATGCCCCGGATGGGACATTGCGCTGATTGATATGGAAGGCAACATGTGCGCCGCTGGTGAAGAAGGGCAAATCTGCGTTAAGGTAGACCCTGCTAAGCCGCTAGGGCTCTTCACTGGATATCTGGACGAACCTGAAAAGACCGCAAACGTCATGGTAGACGGATATTACCAGACTGGCGACAAAGCTTGGATGGACGAAGACGGATATTACTGGTTCCTAGGTAGAACTGATGATCTTATTAAAAGCTCAGGTTACCGCATTGGACCTTTTGAAGTTGAAAGCGCTATCCTCACCCATCCTGCAATCATCGAATCAGCCGTAACGGGCGTTCCTGATCCGGTTCGCGGACAGGCTGTTAAAGCGACTGTTGTTCTTGCAGAAGGTTACACAGGATCGGACGAGCTGACTAAGGAACTACAGAACCACGTTAAGAAGGTTACTGCTCCTTACAAGTACCCACGAGTTATCGACTACGTTACTGAGCTACCTAAGACCATCAGCGGCAAGATTAAACGCGCTGAAATCAGAGCTAAGGACGAAAAAAAGTATAAATAA
- a CDS encoding RHS repeat-associated core domain-containing protein: MGTLSDFILKEKKWDDLSLSLRMYGKNEPPEMQLENMYELVSRANGTRFEEPRFEQSEFSHSDRMYPSMMKPEVKSRWDQQKRSYEQERDQYKKIKRFAHANFMSENPSHPLTQGLTKTSYGQEVYSELEQLMRHQNQQRQQGQQHSGPQSGTGKSIHDEMKRDSVDLRGATDQLVKFTSPESDEVFAALATERDETGRVVDKSFASAESQHELNYKYDSEGRLITTYYFGKAVEVYGYNNQGQRTQSHVTGGKLSNYTYNQIGQLVQAGTTTYRYNGDGDLVEKNESGQITRYNYLTTGQLCEVILPDESIIKYRFDENGLRTEKLINDKLYQRYQWADLTTLAAVEDSTGTTRFQYNEDGDPIAMAKGKDVYLLATDQLGSIFTVADMDGNSLQEVLYGSFGRRTQNSNPDHDLYLGFAAGLHDKDTGLIHFGYREYDPAIGRFITPDPMGYDGGDVDVYGYCLDDPINFHDRVGLAQVHERRLKGLEFLDEPSGKILKKVLHTTTNLGRLAKAFPEKFDQLLDDNNIKLKHEFIKYDNADETKDEKTNSGFSNEGVTHDEVGKSTPIGKHFDDKIARQAEKNIKKSGKYTPEKYRAMGNNCQNFTEDHANECENIQKKEKK, from the coding sequence GTGGGAACTTTATCTGATTTCATTTTGAAAGAGAAAAAATGGGATGACTTATCTTTATCATTGAGAATGTACGGTAAGAACGAACCGCCTGAAATGCAGCTTGAGAACATGTATGAGCTGGTTTCCCGCGCAAATGGAACAAGATTCGAAGAGCCAAGATTCGAGCAATCAGAGTTTTCGCATTCCGACCGCATGTACCCGTCAATGATGAAACCAGAAGTCAAAAGCAGATGGGATCAGCAGAAGCGAAGCTATGAACAGGAACGCGATCAGTACAAGAAAATAAAAAGATTCGCACATGCCAATTTCATGTCCGAAAACCCCAGTCACCCGCTTACGCAAGGTTTGACTAAAACAAGTTACGGGCAAGAAGTTTATTCTGAGCTTGAACAGCTTATGCGACACCAAAACCAGCAGAGACAACAGGGACAGCAGCACTCCGGACCGCAATCAGGTACTGGAAAGTCAATTCATGACGAAATGAAGCGGGATTCAGTTGATCTGCGTGGAGCAACGGATCAGCTCGTAAAGTTTACGTCACCAGAATCGGATGAAGTCTTTGCGGCTCTGGCTACTGAGCGTGATGAAACAGGGAGAGTCGTAGACAAATCTTTCGCGTCCGCGGAAAGCCAGCACGAACTTAATTATAAGTACGATTCCGAAGGTAGACTCATTACGACTTACTACTTCGGCAAGGCTGTTGAAGTTTACGGATACAACAATCAGGGTCAGCGCACTCAGTCCCATGTTACGGGTGGCAAGCTTAGCAACTACACGTACAACCAGATTGGACAGCTAGTTCAGGCGGGAACCACAACATACCGCTATAATGGAGATGGTGACTTAGTTGAGAAAAACGAGTCGGGGCAGATTACGCGTTACAATTACCTGACCACGGGACAGCTTTGTGAAGTCATCTTGCCGGACGAGTCGATCATCAAATATCGTTTTGATGAAAATGGATTGCGCACCGAAAAGCTGATCAACGACAAGCTTTACCAGCGTTATCAGTGGGCTGATTTGACAACTCTGGCTGCGGTTGAGGATTCGACAGGCACGACCCGTTTTCAATACAACGAAGATGGCGATCCTATCGCTATGGCAAAAGGCAAAGATGTTTACTTGCTAGCAACTGATCAGCTCGGTAGTATTTTTACTGTTGCCGACATGGATGGGAATAGTTTACAGGAAGTTCTATATGGATCCTTCGGCAGAAGGACTCAGAATAGTAATCCCGATCATGATTTATACTTAGGTTTTGCCGCTGGACTGCACGATAAAGATACGGGATTAATTCACTTCGGCTATCGTGAATACGACCCTGCCATCGGCAGATTCATTACTCCCGACCCTATGGGATATGATGGCGGGGATGTGGATGTTTATGGTTATTGTCTCGATGATCCGATTAATTTCCATGATCGGGTTGGGCTGGCACAGGTTCATGAAAGACGATTGAAGGGACTTGAATTCTTAGATGAACCAAGTGGTAAAATTCTTAAAAAAGTTCTACACACAACAACAAATCTTGGCCGCCTTGCAAAGGCTTTCCCTGAGAAATTTGATCAACTTCTTGACGACAACAATATTAAACTTAAGCATGAGTTTATAAAATACGATAATGCCGATGAAACCAAGGATGAAAAGACTAATTCAGGATTTTCTAATGAAGGCGTTACACATGATGAAGTGGGCAAATCTACTCCGATAGGAAAACACTTTGACGACAAAATCGCACGACAGGCTGAAAAAAATATTAAGAAATCTGGAAAATATACACCAGAAAAATATAGAGCAATGGGCAATAACTGTCAGAACTTTACTGAAGATCATGCTAATGAGTGTGAAAACATTCAAAAAAAAGAGAAGAAGTAA
- a CDS encoding helix-turn-helix domain-containing protein translates to MTKAKVGHRIKSFREKQNISLEDFSKRTGLSTDFLEAVEEKDKYPSLGPLLKIARALGVRLGTFLDDQVSKDPLIVRLSERQEELTMHSEKEEKASMKYFALGKGKSDRHMEPFFIQIEPSNDEHELTSHEGEEFIIVVSGQLEVVYGKETSIIEAGDSTYFNSVVPHSVAAYGNEKCEIYAVLYFPE, encoded by the coding sequence ATGACTAAAGCAAAAGTTGGACACCGCATCAAATCATTCAGAGAAAAACAGAACATATCCTTAGAAGATTTTTCAAAGCGAACCGGACTTAGCACCGATTTCCTTGAAGCTGTTGAAGAAAAGGATAAGTATCCATCACTTGGCCCGCTATTAAAAATAGCTCGAGCTCTCGGTGTAAGACTTGGAACATTTCTCGACGATCAAGTCAGCAAAGACCCTCTCATCGTCCGCTTAAGTGAACGTCAGGAAGAACTGACTATGCATTCCGAAAAGGAAGAAAAAGCGTCCATGAAATACTTCGCCCTTGGAAAAGGGAAAAGCGACCGCCACATGGAACCCTTCTTCATCCAGATTGAACCTAGTAATGATGAGCATGAACTCACTTCCCACGAAGGCGAGGAGTTCATTATTGTTGTCTCAGGCCAGCTTGAAGTGGTCTACGGCAAAGAGACCAGCATCATTGAAGCAGGCGACAGCACATATTTCAATTCAGTAGTTCCCCACAGCGTTGCAGCATACGGCAACGAAAAGTGTGAAATCTACGCAGTATTGTATTTCCCAGAATAA
- a CDS encoding DUF116 domain-containing protein: MSVEKDSKKRLFIGLITGTSVLLCLFLGLLWYVPYVGLSSFGAWASWILGIFVTSLILLVGWAYVALLANIMLGKTFPFSKKARGLTIKLFLPLMTILGRVFGLSKRKIRASFIKVNNELVQTKAASCDPDKILMLTPHCLQNSRCDMRLTYDVDNCKRCGLCTVKGLLELRDKYGAHFAIATGGTIARRIVVQRRPQLIIAIACERDLASGIQDTYPLPVFGVLNERPNGPCLDTEVSVSAVEDALRHFIKPEKLPADADKNVGITPLTGL, from the coding sequence TTGAGCGTTGAAAAAGATTCTAAAAAACGTTTGTTCATCGGACTAATTACCGGCACCAGCGTACTGCTCTGCCTGTTTTTGGGCCTGCTCTGGTATGTGCCTTATGTGGGCTTATCCTCCTTCGGAGCTTGGGCTTCGTGGATTCTGGGCATATTCGTTACCTCGCTGATATTGCTTGTGGGCTGGGCATATGTTGCTCTTCTCGCCAATATAATGCTCGGTAAAACATTTCCTTTTTCAAAAAAAGCACGCGGCCTGACAATCAAATTATTCCTGCCGCTCATGACCATACTAGGTAGAGTTTTCGGACTCTCCAAGCGTAAAATCAGAGCTTCATTTATCAAGGTGAATAACGAACTTGTTCAGACCAAGGCCGCATCGTGCGACCCTGACAAAATTCTTATGCTCACCCCGCACTGCTTGCAAAACAGCCGTTGCGATATGCGTCTCACTTACGATGTGGACAACTGCAAACGTTGCGGACTTTGTACAGTCAAAGGCCTTCTTGAACTTCGTGATAAATACGGAGCACACTTTGCCATCGCAACAGGCGGAACCATTGCAAGACGCATAGTCGTTCAAAGAAGACCACAGCTCATCATCGCCATTGCTTGCGAAAGAGACCTTGCAAGTGGAATTCAGGACACCTATCCGCTTCCAGTTTTCGGTGTACTTAACGAGCGGCCCAACGGCCCTTGTCTGGATACTGAAGTATCTGTATCTGCGGTGGAAGATGCGTTGAGACATTTCATTAAACCAGAGAAGCTACCAGCTGATGCAGACAAGAATGTAGGCATCACCCCCCTTACTGGACTTTAA
- a CDS encoding tetratricopeptide repeat protein, with the protein MADAEAKTGRKKIQGVFSSQNVQKIGTGSTVRRTISKMYWMVQENDQGEIEVQPLNTSYIPAGPKTSVNMDDFLAKYLPEPEFYVSNVYPKMKELSGTIQRGEKARQAGATYSAEFEFQNALDVDEENVRANFGLGLTYMDRGETSKANDIFERLVGLDAAFEAEHKHLFNEFGINLRKTGMQDQAIDYYNRALEMTANDENLHYNMARAYYEKGVLEKTTEHLQKALSINADHAEAAKFLDYINKMPKG; encoded by the coding sequence ATGGCTGATGCAGAAGCAAAGACGGGACGAAAAAAAATACAAGGTGTTTTTTCTAGCCAGAACGTACAAAAGATTGGGACTGGTTCTACAGTCCGTAGAACAATCAGTAAAATGTACTGGATGGTCCAAGAAAACGATCAGGGAGAGATTGAAGTTCAACCCCTGAACACCAGCTATATTCCTGCAGGTCCTAAGACTTCTGTCAACATGGATGACTTCCTTGCGAAATATTTGCCGGAGCCAGAGTTTTACGTTTCTAACGTTTACCCTAAAATGAAAGAGCTCAGTGGCACTATTCAGCGTGGTGAAAAAGCACGTCAGGCCGGAGCAACTTATAGCGCAGAATTTGAGTTTCAGAATGCTCTGGACGTAGATGAAGAGAATGTACGGGCAAACTTCGGGCTTGGTCTCACGTACATGGATCGCGGTGAAACCAGTAAGGCTAATGATATTTTTGAGAGGCTTGTGGGGCTTGATGCCGCTTTTGAAGCTGAACATAAGCATCTGTTCAATGAGTTCGGCATCAACCTGAGAAAAACAGGTATGCAGGATCAGGCCATTGATTACTATAACCGTGCCCTTGAAATGACCGCAAATGATGAGAATTTGCACTATAATATGGCCAGAGCTTATTATGAAAAAGGCGTTCTGGAGAAAACAACTGAGCATTTGCAAAAGGCTCTTTCTATAAATGCTGATCATGCTGAAGCAGCAAAATTTTTAGATTATATTAACAAAATGCCAAAGGGATAA
- a CDS encoding DUF6973 domain-containing protein: protein MDRTGLAGESEEEADLSTWQKIIKIKEIYEEESEKRGAGNHNNEGDAIRHAETSRRIAEIAGESVSKTLGDLNEVKGRLVGQPEAEKAMDLHNNAEGRAAAREKRPVNKKNLQTHPKKDVDNSTVGYY from the coding sequence GTGGATCGGACGGGACTAGCTGGTGAGAGTGAGGAGGAAGCGGACTTAAGTACTTGGCAAAAAATTATTAAAATTAAAGAAATATATGAGGAAGAGTCGGAGAAAAGAGGAGCAGGCAATCATAATAATGAAGGCGATGCCATAAGACATGCTGAAACTAGCAGAAGAATCGCTGAGATTGCTGGGGAATCAGTGAGTAAAACTCTTGGAGACCTCAACGAAGTGAAGGGAAGACTTGTAGGTCAACCGGAAGCTGAAAAAGCAATGGATTTGCACAATAATGCTGAAGGAAGAGCTGCTGCTCGAGAAAAAAGACCTGTTAACAAAAAAAATCTTCAAACGCATCCCAAAAAGGATGTCGACAATTCAACTGTAGGTTATTACTAA
- a CDS encoding helix-turn-helix domain-containing protein, producing the protein MSNNQTHKDIAPRLRGIRDAVDMTVEELAEKVGVEADLVGKYESGDIEIPVSYLMDVAHICGVGLTALISGSESHLTNYTLVRKGKGFDVDRRKDYAYKNLASTFVGRRMEPFMIEVPAKESFDLNFTTHRGQEFIYVLEGRLELRLDDSVLELEVGDSLYFDSNTPHALRGLDGKPARMLDVIL; encoded by the coding sequence ATGAGTAACAATCAGACGCATAAAGACATTGCCCCGCGCCTCAGAGGAATCAGAGACGCAGTGGACATGACTGTGGAAGAACTGGCTGAAAAAGTCGGTGTAGAAGCAGACCTCGTTGGAAAATACGAGTCAGGCGATATTGAAATACCCGTCAGCTACCTTATGGATGTTGCGCACATCTGCGGGGTGGGCCTTACAGCTCTGATTTCCGGAAGTGAATCACACCTCACAAACTATACGCTGGTCCGCAAAGGCAAAGGTTTTGATGTTGATAGGCGCAAAGACTACGCATACAAAAACCTTGCGTCCACCTTTGTCGGCAGACGTATGGAACCCTTCATGATTGAGGTTCCCGCTAAAGAATCCTTTGATCTAAACTTCACTACTCATCGCGGTCAGGAATTCATCTACGTGCTTGAAGGAAGGCTCGAACTGCGACTTGATGACAGCGTATTAGAACTCGAAGTCGGCGATTCCCTCTATTTTGATTCAAATACACCTCATGCACTCCGCGGCCTAGATGGCAAACCTGCCCGCATGCTTGACGTAATCCTCTAA
- a CDS encoding AMP-binding protein, producing the protein MEKSHLREITLGGLLDEAVEKWPDNEAVVYVDRDFRLTYREFGELVDELAMGLMALGIKKGEKVAIWATNVPYWVALQFATAKIGAVLLTVNTFYRTTELEYLLKQSECENLVIIDGFREIDYLDTTYELIPELKTQERGYLNSEKFPELKRVFFLGQEKHRGMYSMPEVINLSAVVSEEEYEERQATLNAHDVVNMQYTSGTTGFPKGVQLTHYNIGNNGYWIGQNQGFTSKDRLCLPVPLFHCFGCVLGVLAAVNHGTTLVILEGFDPLLVMASIDQEKCTALYGVPTMFIAILDHKLFKKFDYSSLRTGIMAGSPCPVEVMKIVMDKMNMKDITICYGLTEASPVMTQTLMSDNLVRKTETVGRAMPEIEVAIINPETGEMSATNEIGEICCRGYNVMKGYYNNPEATTANINMDGWLRSGDLGVMDEHGYVTVTGRLKDMIIRGGENIYPREIEEFLYTMEGILDVQVAGVPSEKFGEQVGAFVILRDGAELSTEDVMDYCRGKIAKYKIPKFVAFLDAYPITASGKIQKYKLRDLAAELFPDA; encoded by the coding sequence ATGGAAAAATCACATTTAAGGGAAATTACTCTCGGCGGACTTCTGGACGAAGCTGTTGAAAAATGGCCTGACAACGAAGCTGTCGTATACGTTGACCGTGACTTCAGGCTTACATACCGCGAGTTCGGAGAGTTGGTTGATGAATTGGCCATGGGGCTTATGGCTCTGGGCATTAAAAAAGGCGAAAAAGTCGCTATATGGGCAACAAATGTCCCTTACTGGGTCGCATTACAGTTCGCTACAGCTAAAATCGGCGCTGTTCTGCTTACAGTTAACACTTTTTACCGCACAACCGAGTTGGAGTATCTGCTCAAGCAATCTGAATGTGAAAACCTCGTCATCATCGACGGGTTCCGCGAGATTGACTACCTGGATACTACCTATGAGCTTATCCCCGAACTCAAAACTCAGGAACGCGGCTACCTTAACAGTGAAAAGTTCCCTGAACTAAAGAGAGTCTTCTTTCTCGGTCAGGAAAAACATCGCGGCATGTACTCCATGCCTGAGGTTATCAATCTTTCTGCTGTTGTTTCAGAAGAAGAGTACGAAGAAAGACAGGCGACCCTTAACGCGCATGACGTAGTCAACATGCAGTACACATCGGGAACCACAGGCTTCCCCAAAGGCGTACAGCTGACTCACTACAACATCGGCAATAACGGTTACTGGATCGGTCAGAATCAAGGTTTCACTTCTAAAGATAGATTGTGCTTACCTGTTCCACTCTTCCACTGCTTTGGCTGTGTGCTTGGAGTTCTGGCAGCGGTCAACCACGGAACGACTCTCGTCATCCTCGAAGGATTTGACCCTCTTTTGGTCATGGCTTCAATTGATCAGGAAAAGTGTACCGCCCTTTACGGCGTACCAACCATGTTCATTGCCATTCTCGACCACAAGCTCTTCAAGAAGTTCGACTACTCATCCTTGCGTACAGGAATCATGGCAGGCTCGCCCTGCCCTGTAGAAGTTATGAAGATTGTCATGGACAAAATGAACATGAAGGACATCACCATTTGTTACGGCTTAACAGAGGCTTCCCCTGTTATGACGCAAACTCTTATGAGTGATAATCTTGTTCGTAAAACCGAAACTGTCGGCCGCGCCATGCCGGAAATTGAAGTAGCAATAATTAACCCCGAAACAGGTGAAATGTCCGCCACCAATGAAATAGGTGAAATCTGCTGTCGCGGTTACAACGTGATGAAGGGCTACTACAACAACCCCGAAGCCACTACCGCCAACATCAATATGGACGGCTGGCTACGCTCAGGCGATCTCGGAGTTATGGACGAGCACGGATATGTTACTGTCACAGGCCGGTTGAAAGACATGATCATTCGCGGTGGTGAAAACATATACCCTCGCGAAATCGAAGAGTTCCTCTACACAATGGAAGGAATTCTCGACGTGCAGGTTGCAGGCGTTCCGAGTGAAAAATTCGGCGAGCAAGTTGGTGCTTTCGTTATCTTGAGAGATGGCGCAGAGCTATCAACTGAAGATGTTATGGATTACTGTCGTGGCAAAATAGCCAAGTACAAGATACCAAAATTCGTCGCTTTCTTAGATGCATACCCAATTACCGCAAGCGGTAAAATTCAGAAGTATAAGCTTAGAGACTTGGCAGCCGAACTTTTCCCTGACGCATAG
- the fmt gene encoding methionyl-tRNA formyltransferase, which yields MAETAGLKHRVVFMGTPDFASTILEYLQEWKDGEIVGVYTQPDRPSGRGHKLKPSAVKEVALKYGIPVFQPINFKDQADVEELRALKPDYLIVAAYGLILPQAVLDIPSVMPINVHGSLLPRYRGAAPIHRSVQNGDVTTGITIMKMEAGLDTGPILLQQALRIAWNDTTGIIHDDLAGMGGPLTVETIMRYKDGRLAVLQQDDELATYAAKLTKEDGLIDWNMDAQSVHNQVRAMHPWPGAYFFWEAEKGKDPIRLVLTPGMISDDVSGDNAPGTIVGETDGYLAIACKDKIYLAEKVKPAGKKAMDGKSFLCGYGPKA from the coding sequence ATGGCTGAAACAGCAGGACTAAAACATAGAGTAGTTTTCATGGGTACGCCCGACTTTGCATCCACTATTCTTGAATATTTACAGGAATGGAAAGATGGCGAAATCGTTGGTGTATATACACAGCCTGACCGTCCTAGCGGACGTGGACATAAGCTTAAACCTTCTGCCGTAAAAGAAGTTGCTCTGAAATATGGGATTCCCGTCTTTCAGCCTATCAACTTCAAAGATCAGGCGGACGTTGAAGAGCTTCGCGCCCTTAAGCCGGACTATTTGATCGTCGCTGCATACGGCCTTATTCTGCCGCAAGCAGTGCTCGATATTCCATCCGTGATGCCCATAAATGTGCATGGCTCTCTACTTCCTAGATATAGGGGGGCAGCGCCGATTCACCGCTCTGTTCAAAATGGGGATGTCACAACTGGTATCACCATTATGAAGATGGAAGCGGGACTTGATACTGGTCCTATTCTACTTCAACAGGCTCTTAGGATTGCATGGAACGACACTACAGGTATTATTCATGATGATCTAGCTGGCATGGGTGGACCACTGACAGTTGAAACCATCATGCGCTATAAAGATGGCAGACTTGCTGTCCTTCAGCAGGATGACGAGCTTGCCACCTACGCGGCGAAACTCACCAAAGAAGATGGACTTATAGACTGGAATATGGATGCGCAATCTGTACATAATCAGGTTCGCGCAATGCATCCTTGGCCGGGCGCATATTTCTTCTGGGAAGCGGAAAAAGGCAAAGACCCTATTCGCCTTGTCCTCACGCCTGGCATGATCAGTGATGATGTTAGCGGAGACAATGCTCCGGGAACTATCGTCGGTGAAACGGACGGGTATTTAGCCATAGCTTGTAAAGATAAAATTTACCTTGCTGAAAAGGTTAAGCCCGCGGGCAAAAAGGCTATGGACGGCAAGTCCTTCCTCTGCGGATATGGACCTAAAGCGTAG